The following coding sequences are from one Aliarcobacter skirrowii CCUG 10374 window:
- a CDS encoding TnsA endonuclease N-terminal domain-containing protein has protein sequence MENSEIKFSQRKIKKNYRSITGHFPSIKNNTSIGFESKLEKAHFLSLEFDNEVISYQEQPQIEICINGKNKIYSADCYIKRAKNSNKKDSIVEIKYTNEIEKRKDYFEKKFEAAKTSVNKLNLDFEVYTEKIHSEIYLDNLDFLYRYKLQSIENKYEDQILKILNKNNKISAFDLANLISKNPIEYGLISNCIWDLVCKEKLKTNLELSKITMNSLVELSYE, from the coding sequence ATGGAAAATTCAGAAATAAAATTTTCTCAGCGTAAAATTAAAAAGAACTATCGTTCTATAACTGGACATTTTCCAAGTATTAAAAATAATACTTCAATAGGTTTTGAATCAAAACTTGAAAAAGCTCATTTTTTATCTCTAGAATTTGATAATGAAGTAATCTCATATCAAGAACAGCCTCAAATAGAGATATGTATCAATGGTAAAAATAAAATTTATAGTGCAGATTGTTATATCAAAAGAGCTAAAAACTCAAATAAAAAAGATAGTATTGTAGAAATTAAGTATACAAATGAAATAGAAAAAAGAAAAGATTACTTCGAAAAAAAATTTGAAGCTGCAAAAACTTCAGTAAATAAATTGAATCTTGATTTTGAAGTTTATACTGAAAAAATACATAGTGAAATATATTTAGATAATTTGGATTTTTTATATAGATACAAATTGCAATCTATTGAAAATAAATATGAAGATCAGATATTAAAGATACTTAATAAAAATAATAAAATATCTGCTTTTGACTTGGCAAACTTAATATCAAAAAACCCTATAGAATACGGACTTATTTCAAATTGTATTTGGGATTTGGTATGCAAAGAAAAACTAAAAACTAATTTAGAGTTATCAAAAATTACTATGAATTCATTAGTGGAGCTATCTTATGAGTAA
- a CDS encoding Mu transposase C-terminal domain-containing protein — protein MSNIIKFEIDSKIFYKDLEYIIKGYPSFNEVLLKRDTSPFNEKIVKVHELIVEPKNIKENKKTLVDLSEKDFNKANERFEIIKSLIDKKDRSANDVLKIAKKYKKGIATIYRWLNTYEQYRSISSLSSKREFCGAKGKSRLDESVDTVINDVIEEYYLNKQQYPLQMIYDEIVYKCRNLNIKAPTKNTLRNRINSLHPKIIAKNRKGIKINETRGMPSNFPEVKMPLDIIQIDHTKVDVILVDDETRKPIGRPFITVAIDVYSRMIFGFYISLEAPSYFSVGQCLLNAILPKDDFIKKYGIKGEWPVYGLPKKVHMDNAKEFRSISLQNFCKEYRIEDIYRPVARPEFGGAIERVIGTCMKKVHTLPGSTFSNIFEKGNYDSDGNAVMTIDNLEKWYLDFVINVYHKTEHSSLGMTPEEKFYQGLYGVGEDKSIPFLPVTVANTLKLRMALLPGINRTVQKNGITIDYITYLSETLRKYIIPTQYKKLKPELGKTVICRRDPRDISKIYIYDEDIQDYITVPYADIRKPKMNLSELRAAIAEARKKVSGRELEQHDIFEAHERLHSYVAQAKEEKKLVRRKDSSKKHQEKTLKNDQDRIDYKENQPLSKIYNNTNDEDDSDIEIYPIG, from the coding sequence ATGAGTAATATAATTAAATTTGAAATTGATTCAAAAATATTTTATAAAGACTTAGAATATATCATTAAAGGTTATCCTTCTTTTAATGAAGTTTTACTCAAAAGAGATACTTCTCCATTTAATGAAAAAATCGTTAAAGTCCATGAACTAATAGTAGAGCCAAAAAATATAAAAGAAAATAAAAAAACATTAGTTGATCTAAGTGAAAAAGATTTTAATAAAGCAAACGAAAGATTTGAAATTATAAAATCTTTAATAGATAAAAAAGACCGAAGTGCAAATGATGTTTTAAAAATTGCCAAAAAATATAAAAAAGGTATTGCAACTATTTATAGATGGCTGAACACTTATGAGCAATATAGAAGTATTAGTTCTTTATCATCAAAAAGAGAATTTTGTGGAGCAAAAGGGAAAAGTAGATTAGATGAATCGGTTGATACTGTAATCAATGATGTTATTGAAGAATATTATTTAAATAAACAACAATATCCATTGCAAATGATTTATGATGAAATAGTATATAAATGTAGAAATTTAAATATAAAAGCGCCTACTAAAAATACTCTACGAAACAGAATTAATAGCCTGCATCCAAAAATAATTGCTAAAAATAGAAAAGGTATAAAGATTAATGAAACAAGAGGAATGCCTAGCAATTTTCCTGAAGTAAAAATGCCTTTAGATATTATTCAAATAGATCATACTAAAGTTGATGTTATTTTAGTTGATGATGAAACAAGAAAACCAATTGGAAGACCATTTATTACAGTTGCTATTGATGTTTATAGTAGAATGATTTTTGGTTTTTATATATCTTTAGAAGCACCAAGTTATTTTAGTGTTGGACAATGTTTATTAAATGCAATTTTACCAAAAGATGATTTCATTAAAAAGTATGGAATTAAAGGAGAATGGCCAGTCTATGGATTACCAAAAAAAGTTCATATGGATAATGCTAAGGAATTTAGAAGTATAAGTTTACAAAACTTTTGTAAAGAATATAGAATCGAGGATATTTATAGACCAGTAGCAAGACCTGAATTTGGTGGAGCAATAGAAAGAGTTATTGGTACATGTATGAAAAAAGTTCATACATTACCAGGAAGTACTTTTTCAAATATTTTTGAAAAAGGCAATTATGATTCTGATGGTAATGCTGTTATGACAATAGATAATTTAGAAAAATGGTATCTAGATTTTGTAATAAATGTTTATCATAAAACAGAACATAGCTCTTTAGGAATGACTCCTGAAGAAAAATTTTATCAAGGTTTATATGGAGTTGGCGAAGACAAATCTATTCCATTTCTACCTGTAACTGTTGCAAATACTTTAAAACTTAGAATGGCTTTACTTCCTGGAATAAATAGAACTGTTCAAAAAAATGGAATTACAATTGATTATATTACTTATCTTAGTGAAACGCTTAGAAAATATATAATTCCAACTCAATATAAAAAATTAAAACCTGAATTGGGAAAAACTGTCATTTGCAGACGGGATCCAAGAGACATTAGTAAAATTTATATTTATGATGAAGATATACAAGATTATATAACTGTTCCATATGCTGATATAAGAAAACCTAAAATGAATTTATCAGAATTAAGAGCTGCTATTGCCGAAGCTAGAAAAAAAGTATCTGGAAGAGAGTTAGAACAGCATGATATTTTTGAAGCGCATGAAAGATTACACTCTTATGTTGCACAAGCAAAAGAAGAGAAAAAATTAGTAAGAAGAAAAGATAGTTCTAAAAAACATCAAGAAAAAACTTTAAAAAATGACCAAGATAGAATCGATTACAAAGAAAATCAACCACTATCAAAAATTTACAACAATACAAATGATGAAGATGACTCAGATATTGAAATATATCCTATAGGCTAA
- a CDS encoding TniB family NTP-binding protein produces the protein MNERNLISEAIEYLSKSDEERILYCKKDHWIGYGAAVKLIEILEDKFLDPPQMRHEGLLIYGDSNNGKTAILKRMYELHKTKLDYVTKDGEAIYEIPIIYFQAPTIPDESRLYSLILDELCVPQNRVDKVATKSHLAKHHLNKLGTKMILIDEIHSSLRGNLNKQRTFIDDLKQLSNSLSLTIVLAGTREAYSALSIGNETSSRFPALELPRWNNDKKFRSFVATYERCLPLKQASNMANNPELVSKLFYQSEGLIGKTVNLLKKASIKAIQSKREYISVDDIEYLPKL, from the coding sequence ATGAATGAAAGAAACTTAATATCAGAAGCTATTGAATACTTAAGTAAAAGTGATGAAGAGAGAATCTTATACTGTAAAAAAGACCATTGGATTGGTTATGGTGCAGCAGTTAAATTAATAGAAATTTTAGAAGATAAATTTTTAGATCCACCTCAAATGAGACATGAAGGATTACTAATATATGGAGATTCAAATAATGGTAAAACTGCCATTCTAAAAAGAATGTATGAATTACATAAAACAAAACTTGATTATGTCACAAAAGATGGTGAAGCAATTTATGAGATACCAATAATATATTTTCAAGCACCAACAATTCCTGATGAAAGTAGATTATATAGCTTAATACTTGATGAACTTTGCGTACCACAAAATAGAGTTGATAAAGTTGCAACAAAATCTCATCTTGCTAAACATCATTTAAATAAACTAGGTACTAAAATGATTTTAATAGATGAGATACATAGTTCATTAAGAGGTAATTTAAACAAACAAAGAACTTTTATAGATGATTTAAAACAATTAAGCAATAGCTTATCACTAACAATTGTTTTAGCAGGAACAAGAGAAGCATATTCTGCACTATCAATAGGGAATGAAACAAGTAGTAGATTTCCAGCACTTGAATTACCTAGGTGGAATAATGATAAAAAATTTAGATCATTTGTAGCAACATATGAAAGATGCTTACCTCTTAAACAAGCTTCAAATATGGCAAATAATCCAGAATTAGTTAGCAAATTATTTTATCAATCAGAAGGCTTAATTGGTAAAACTGTAAATTTATTAAAAAAAGCATCTATAAAAGCGATCCAATCAAAAAGAGAATATATTTCAGTTGATGATATAGAATATTTACCAAAGTTGTAA
- a CDS encoding TniQ family protein — MAKRKRDTSWIQNYFFLIVPRPFEDELLSSWLTRVAIEHKRKLSIFLSLYVKKEGNSISRNDLDFLYDEKLFEALVNKSNLTKKDIFKMSLRSEEGYLYSCSDNNLYPPNQIRKLVDKRNHYGLMYCPKCLAEDKIPYFRKKWRYQFYNICTKHELFLTDRCWVCYEKVNFSKITHNKNLAICSKCEKDLRTSVCKNIEDYHRYGLEATKWFEKGLEDGYFIINNEMIHSIYIFNSFKRFIYLIDTAEKLILDDFPLINQYKEVCKKINLYNSKKASLIYKDFYLTSMIYFLFQNYPYNLKKFAKDNNVTYRDFFHSLKDTSFWYKNLIFDLVPMENKKGREIVESEVSGAIKYLESINERVNIINVAEVVGCHPSIHKRFNKIYKFLVNI; from the coding sequence ATGGCAAAAAGAAAAAGAGATACTTCATGGATTCAGAACTATTTCTTTTTGATAGTTCCTCGACCTTTTGAAGATGAACTTTTAAGTTCTTGGCTAACAAGAGTTGCAATTGAACATAAACGAAAATTATCTATTTTTTTAAGTTTATATGTAAAAAAGGAAGGTAATTCTATTTCAAGAAATGATTTAGATTTTTTATATGATGAAAAGTTATTTGAAGCTTTAGTAAATAAATCAAATCTTACAAAAAAAGATATTTTTAAAATGTCTTTAAGAAGTGAAGAAGGTTACCTATATTCTTGTAGTGATAATAATTTATATCCACCAAATCAAATTAGAAAACTTGTAGATAAAAGAAATCACTATGGACTAATGTATTGTCCCAAATGTTTAGCCGAAGATAAAATCCCATATTTTAGGAAAAAATGGAGATATCAATTTTATAATATTTGCACAAAACATGAACTATTTTTAACAGATAGGTGCTGGGTATGCTATGAAAAAGTAAATTTTTCTAAAATAACTCACAACAAGAATTTAGCAATTTGTAGTAAATGTGAAAAAGATTTAAGAACATCTGTTTGCAAAAATATTGAAGATTATCATAGATATGGATTAGAAGCTACAAAATGGTTTGAAAAAGGATTAGAAGATGGTTATTTTATAATTAACAATGAAATGATTCATTCTATTTATATTTTTAATAGTTTTAAAAGATTTATTTATTTAATCGATACAGCAGAAAAACTAATTTTAGATGATTTCCCATTAATTAATCAATATAAAGAAGTTTGTAAAAAAATCAACCTGTATAACTCCAAAAAAGCAAGTCTTATATATAAAGATTTTTACTTAACTTCAATGATTTATTTTTTATTTCAAAATTATCCATATAACCTTAAAAAATTTGCCAAAGATAATAATGTAACTTATAGAGATTTTTTTCATAGCTTAAAAGATACTTCTTTTTGGTACAAAAATTTAATCTTTGATTTGGTACCAATGGAAAACAAAAAAGGTAGAGAAATAGTTGAAAGCGAAGTATCAGGTGCAATTAAATATTTAGAAAGTATAAATGAACGAGTTAATATTATAAATGTTGCTGAAGTTGTTGGATGTCATCCTAGTATTCATAAAAGATTTAATAAGATTTATAAATTTTTAGTCAATATATAA
- a CDS encoding AAA family ATPase, with protein sequence MAKASQLKALIKSHYDNDYTRFDTLSLQVAAHEATLGNNSLALEVKKLVDNSKKNRTVEAINSNNVKLYNNTIDELFIHSRPILDMSEIILSTSNHDKIVKILNEYNNQEKLKKHGLKHRRKILLSGHPGTGKTMSASIIASELHLPLYVIQIDKIITKFMGETGAKLRQIFKMIEMQKGVYFFDEFDSIGTDRSKDNEVGEMRRVLNSFLQFLENDNSDSLIITATNNIALLDRALFRRFDDILYYDIPTKEEILKLLKLRLQSFTVNFDLESILPKASGLSHADIVKTCNDAIKEAIINDKKYVSKTSLIHNFEIIKESYKKISEA encoded by the coding sequence ATGGCAAAAGCATCTCAGCTAAAAGCACTAATCAAATCACACTATGATAATGATTATACTAGATTTGATACTTTATCATTGCAAGTAGCTGCACATGAAGCTACACTTGGTAATAATTCCTTAGCACTAGAAGTAAAGAAACTTGTAGATAATTCAAAAAAGAATCGTACAGTAGAAGCGATTAATTCTAATAATGTAAAACTATACAATAATACTATTGATGAGCTATTCATTCATTCAAGACCAATATTAGATATGTCTGAAATAATCCTTTCAACTTCTAATCATGATAAAATAGTAAAAATTTTAAATGAATATAACAATCAAGAAAAATTAAAAAAACATGGATTAAAACATAGAAGAAAGATTCTATTATCTGGACATCCAGGTACTGGTAAAACAATGTCAGCTTCTATTATAGCTTCAGAACTTCATTTACCTTTATATGTAATACAAATAGATAAAATCATTACAAAATTTATGGGTGAAACTGGTGCAAAACTTAGACAAATATTCAAAATGATAGAGATGCAAAAAGGTGTTTATTTTTTTGATGAATTTGATTCTATTGGTACCGATAGAAGTAAAGATAATGAAGTTGGAGAAATGAGAAGAGTATTAAACTCATTTTTACAATTTTTAGAGAATGATAACTCTGATAGTTTAATAATCACAGCTACAAATAATATAGCTTTATTAGATAGAGCATTGTTTAGAAGATTTGATGATATTTTATATTATGATATACCAACAAAAGAAGAAATACTTAAACTTTTAAAACTAAGACTACAATCATTTACAGTTAATTTTGATTTAGAGAGTATTTTACCTAAGGCTTCAGGATTAAGTCATGCAGATATTGTAAAAACATGTAATGATGCTATTAAAGAAGCAATTATCAATGATAAAAAGTATGTCTCTAAGACATCCTTAATTCACAACTTTGAAATTATAAAAGAATCGTATAAAAAAATTAGTGAGGCGTAA
- a CDS encoding S8 family peptidase — MPDLRPLFISGQCKTDIRFTSPQRGGGNSTLPYRNAPEHGNRLYGKLQSLLTSQTELISQNESLNKGIYLEVLGIEGIDLNIEPLESSSKDIRLSNFKNTNPQKATLFLPLEKKDFLEKKIKEYTEKLTKKGNPRHNDLIAVIEDFKIATINSFWNGKEDKIPSETKVWCEVWLINNKNTHDEDVISEFINVTHTNNIEIRTESNIKFPERIITLAKLNAEDILNLIDSYQYLAEIRPYAIPNIAYTSMEYIDQKEWVNELKDRVIVDSDTKVSICILDTGVNNVHPLLKDILKDEDKHTFLSSWDVNDHNGHGTEMSGIAAYGDLNEYLTTTANVELNHTLASYKILPPTGDNEVNLWGYITSQAVSERTIKESGKIHIFSMSVTANDTNGDIPDGTPSSWSSAIDNELFNGDTKKLFCISAGNADYIDDTFNYISSNIMAPIENPAQSWNALTIGAYTQKDTITDEEDEYIDYDVVMAQKDEISPFTTTSSLWDKQWCIKPDVVFEGGNLLLNTTRNDKTEHEDLSLLTTHSNIYRDLITWTFATSAANAVGANFVARLYSTFPEATPQTIRGLVVHSANWTDKMIEQFTVSGQSPKDLYGILLRTCGYGVPDFDKAVNCYKNSLTLIAEDTIQPFIKIGSDIKTNVMNLYTLPWPKEALEDLGSLEVEMRVTLSYFIEPAPTEMAVSSFNRYNYPSHGLRFEVNHPNESMQEFKTRCNKQDRTEDYISSGLSTSDYWKIGKNTRDRGSIISDVWKGKAVELASCNHIAVYPTNGWWKTRKHLEAYDNVTRYTLIVSIYSPSNDIDIYTPVLTQVTIPIQTQIPI, encoded by the coding sequence ATGCCTGATTTAAGACCTTTATTTATTAGTGGACAATGTAAAACTGATATAAGATTCACATCTCCTCAAAGAGGTGGAGGTAATTCAACTTTACCTTATAGAAATGCACCTGAACATGGAAATAGACTGTATGGAAAATTACAATCTCTTTTAACTTCTCAAACTGAACTTATATCTCAGAATGAGTCTTTAAATAAAGGAATTTATTTAGAGGTTTTAGGGATAGAGGGGATTGACTTAAATATAGAACCTCTTGAAAGTTCATCAAAAGATATTAGATTATCAAATTTTAAAAATACAAATCCACAAAAAGCTACACTATTTTTACCATTAGAGAAAAAAGATTTTTTAGAGAAAAAAATAAAAGAATATACAGAGAAATTAACTAAAAAAGGAAACCCAAGACATAATGATTTAATTGCGGTTATAGAAGATTTTAAAATTGCTACAATTAATTCATTTTGGAATGGTAAAGAAGATAAAATTCCTAGTGAAACTAAAGTATGGTGTGAAGTATGGTTAATTAATAATAAAAATACTCATGATGAAGATGTTATTTCAGAGTTTATAAATGTAACCCACACCAACAATATAGAAATTCGAACAGAATCAAATATAAAATTTCCAGAGAGAATAATAACTTTAGCAAAATTAAATGCTGAAGATATTTTGAATTTAATTGATTCATATCAATATTTAGCTGAAATAAGACCTTATGCAATACCAAATATAGCCTATACAAGTATGGAATACATCGACCAAAAAGAATGGGTAAATGAATTAAAAGATAGAGTGATTGTCGATTCAGATACTAAAGTTTCGATATGTATTTTAGACACTGGGGTAAATAATGTACACCCATTATTAAAAGATATCTTAAAAGATGAAGATAAACACACTTTTTTATCATCATGGGATGTAAATGATCACAATGGTCATGGTACTGAAATGAGTGGGATAGCGGCTTATGGAGATTTGAATGAATATTTAACTACTACAGCAAATGTTGAATTAAATCATACTTTAGCATCATATAAAATATTACCACCTACTGGAGACAATGAAGTAAACTTATGGGGATATATTACCTCTCAAGCCGTTTCGGAAAGAACTATTAAAGAATCTGGGAAAATACATATATTCTCAATGTCTGTCACAGCAAATGATACAAATGGAGATATACCTGATGGTACTCCAAGTTCATGGTCATCTGCAATAGATAATGAACTATTTAATGGTGATACGAAAAAACTTTTTTGTATATCAGCAGGAAATGCAGACTATATCGATGATACATTCAATTATATTAGCAGTAATATAATGGCTCCAATAGAAAATCCAGCTCAATCTTGGAATGCTTTAACGATTGGAGCTTATACACAAAAAGATACCATTACAGATGAAGAAGATGAATACATTGATTATGATGTAGTAATGGCACAAAAAGATGAAATATCTCCATTTACAACAACTTCTTCTTTATGGGATAAACAATGGTGTATAAAACCTGATGTAGTATTTGAAGGTGGAAATCTTTTGTTAAATACTACAAGAAACGATAAAACAGAACATGAAGATTTATCACTCTTAACAACCCATTCAAATATTTATAGAGATTTAATTACTTGGACATTTGCAACAAGTGCAGCAAATGCAGTAGGAGCGAATTTTGTAGCAAGATTATATTCTACTTTTCCAGAAGCAACACCTCAAACAATTAGAGGGTTAGTTGTTCATTCGGCTAATTGGACAGATAAAATGATTGAACAATTTACAGTATCAGGGCAATCACCAAAAGATCTTTATGGAATATTATTAAGAACTTGTGGTTATGGAGTACCTGATTTTGATAAGGCAGTGAATTGCTACAAAAATAGTTTAACTTTAATAGCAGAAGATACTATTCAACCATTTATTAAAATTGGTAGTGATATAAAAACAAATGTGATGAATCTTTATACTCTTCCATGGCCTAAAGAAGCATTAGAAGATTTAGGTTCTTTAGAAGTAGAAATGAGAGTTACTTTATCATACTTCATCGAACCAGCTCCAACAGAAATGGCTGTAAGTAGTTTTAATAGATATAACTATCCATCTCATGGGCTTAGATTTGAAGTAAATCACCCAAATGAAAGTATGCAAGAATTCAAAACTAGATGTAATAAACAAGATAGAACGGAAGACTATATATCAAGTGGTTTAAGTACATCAGATTATTGGAAAATTGGTAAAAATACAAGAGATAGAGGAAGTATAATATCTGATGTATGGAAAGGAAAAGCTGTAGAATTAGCTTCTTGTAATCACATCGCAGTATATCCAACAAATGGATGGTGGAAAACAAGAAAACATTTAGAAGCTTATGATAATGTTACTAGATATACTTTAATTGTAAGTATTTATTCTCCATCTAATGATATTGATATATACACACCTGTACTTACACAAGTTACTATTCCAATACAAACTCAAATCCCAATATAA